A window of Pusillimonas sp. T7-7 contains these coding sequences:
- the ugpB gene encoding sn-glycerol-3-phosphate ABC transporter substrate-binding protein UgpB: MRVKLYALSLAGIIASMGTAHAATDINFWHSMQGALGERVNALVEDFNKSQSDYVVHAVYKGTYGESMNAGIAAFRGGQAPDILQVFEVGTATMMYAKGAIKPVQEMSEEAGDPLNPDDFLGAVASYYSSAEGKLVSMPFNSSTPVFYYNKDAFKKAGLDPEKPPKTWKEVAETGKKLRDAGMECGYTTSWPSWIQLETFGAWHNTPYATQDNGFGGLNARLAIDKPLFVRHISFLADMSKKGTFTYGGRGDASNALFTSGKCGMFTGSSGNRANIIKTGNFAFGTSSLPYYDDVAGAPQNSIIGGASLWVFAKKTPEVYKGVTKFFKFISSPEQAAQWHQGTGYVPVTKAGFELTKKSGFYEKNPGSDVAVKQLDATTTENSRGIRLGYLPQIRDIEDGVMEQIFSGKVTPEAGLKDIVERGNELLSRFEKSVK; this comes from the coding sequence ATGCGAGTCAAGCTTTATGCACTATCCCTCGCCGGCATCATCGCCAGCATGGGCACTGCTCACGCCGCAACCGATATCAACTTTTGGCACTCGATGCAGGGTGCCCTGGGCGAGCGGGTCAATGCACTGGTCGAAGACTTCAACAAGAGCCAGTCCGACTACGTCGTCCATGCAGTTTACAAAGGCACATACGGCGAATCCATGAATGCAGGCATCGCCGCCTTCCGCGGTGGCCAGGCGCCCGATATCCTGCAGGTTTTCGAAGTAGGCACGGCAACCATGATGTACGCCAAGGGCGCCATCAAGCCTGTACAGGAAATGTCTGAAGAAGCCGGCGACCCGCTCAACCCCGATGACTTCCTGGGCGCTGTGGCCAGTTACTACTCGTCCGCCGAGGGCAAGCTGGTATCGATGCCATTCAACAGCTCGACCCCTGTTTTCTACTACAACAAAGACGCTTTCAAGAAAGCCGGCCTTGACCCCGAAAAACCACCCAAGACCTGGAAGGAAGTGGCCGAAACCGGTAAAAAACTGCGTGACGCCGGCATGGAGTGCGGCTACACAACCTCGTGGCCCTCCTGGATTCAGCTGGAAACCTTCGGCGCCTGGCATAACACGCCTTACGCAACGCAAGACAACGGCTTTGGCGGCCTGAACGCACGCCTGGCCATCGACAAGCCCCTGTTTGTACGCCACATCAGCTTCCTGGCCGATATGTCCAAGAAAGGCACCTTTACCTATGGTGGCCGTGGCGACGCATCGAACGCACTGTTCACTTCGGGCAAGTGCGGCATGTTCACCGGCTCCAGCGGCAACCGCGCCAACATCATCAAGACCGGCAACTTTGCGTTCGGCACCTCTTCGCTGCCTTACTATGACGATGTTGCAGGCGCACCGCAAAACTCGATTATTGGCGGCGCATCGTTGTGGGTATTCGCCAAGAAAACCCCCGAAGTCTACAAAGGCGTGACCAAGTTCTTCAAGTTCATTTCCAGCCCTGAACAGGCTGCGCAATGGCATCAGGGCACCGGTTATGTTCCTGTCACCAAGGCAGGCTTCGAGCTCACCAAGAAATCAGGCTTTTATGAAAAGAACCCTGGTTCTGATGTGGCCGTCAAACAGCTTGACGCCACCACCACCGAGAACTCGCGCGGCATACGCCTGGGCTATCTGCCTCAAATCCGCGATATCGAAGATGGTGTCATGGAACAAATTTTTTCAGGCAAAGTTACCCCTGAAGCCGGCCTGAAAGATATCGTCGAGCGCGGCAACGAACTGCTTAGCCGTTTCGAAAAAAGCGTGAAATAA
- the ugpA gene encoding sn-glycerol-3-phosphate ABC transporter permease UgpA gives MEKRVAFSHKTLPYLLLAPQLAITVIFFFLPAGQAMWQSFRLEDPFGLSSQFVGLSNFVDLFSSNDYVHSFKVTAVFSVLVAVLGLSISLLLAVMANRVVHKAAGIYKTLLIWPYAVATAVAGVLWLFLFSPSVGILAVFLADNGIAWNPRLDGDDAMILVVLASVWKQISYNFLFFLAGLQSIPRSLIEAAAIDGASPARRFWTIVFPLLSPTTFFLLVINVIYAFFDTFAIIDIMTQGGPGSSTSILVYKVYNTGFKGLDIGSSAAQSVILMLIVVLLTVVQFRFIDRKVNY, from the coding sequence ATGGAAAAACGCGTAGCCTTCAGCCACAAGACGCTCCCCTACCTGCTGCTTGCACCGCAGTTGGCGATTACCGTTATCTTCTTCTTCCTGCCCGCGGGCCAGGCCATGTGGCAATCGTTCCGGCTCGAAGATCCTTTCGGACTGTCTTCGCAGTTTGTGGGGCTTTCCAATTTCGTCGACCTGTTCTCTAGCAACGACTACGTTCACTCATTCAAGGTCACCGCTGTCTTTTCCGTGCTGGTGGCCGTTCTGGGCCTATCCATCTCGCTATTGCTGGCCGTCATGGCCAACCGGGTCGTCCACAAGGCGGCCGGCATATACAAGACGTTGCTGATCTGGCCTTATGCCGTAGCCACCGCCGTTGCAGGCGTACTGTGGCTGTTTCTATTTTCCCCTTCGGTCGGAATACTGGCCGTGTTCCTGGCTGACAACGGCATTGCCTGGAACCCAAGACTGGATGGCGACGACGCAATGATATTGGTTGTGCTGGCCTCAGTCTGGAAACAGATTTCCTACAACTTCCTGTTCTTCCTGGCTGGCTTGCAGTCTATTCCCCGCTCGCTCATCGAGGCGGCCGCCATCGACGGCGCCAGCCCGGCGCGCCGATTCTGGACCATCGTATTTCCGCTGCTTTCGCCAACGACCTTCTTTCTTCTGGTCATCAACGTCATCTATGCCTTCTTCGATACGTTCGCCATCATCGACATCATGACGCAAGGCGGCCCCGGATCCAGCACTTCGATTCTTGTCTACAAGGTCTACAACACTGGTTTCAAAGGCCTGGACATTGGCTCTTCCGCCGCTCAATCGGTCATTCTCATGCTCATCGTCGTGCTGCTGACGGTTGTCCAGTTCCGCTTCATAGACCGAAAGGTCAATTACTAA
- the ugpE gene encoding sn-glycerol-3-phosphate ABC transporter permease UgpE: MIERRPILDIVTHLILIVGVAIIAFPLYVTLIASTQTAQEVAQAPMSLLPGDQFLENFRTVLAGEAANTPPVARMMWVSTVMALAITVGKIVISMLSAFAVVYFRFRFRMFFFWMIFVTLMLPVEVRISPTYKVVADLGMLNSYAGLTLPLIASATATFLFRQFFLTVPDELIEAARIDGAGPMRFFWDVLLPLSRTSIAALFVIQFIYGWNQYLWPLIITTHEDMYPVVIGIKRMIAGGDSVTEWNLVMATALLAMIPPVAVVIFMQKWFVKGLVDAEK, translated from the coding sequence ATGATTGAACGCCGCCCTATTCTGGATATCGTTACCCACCTGATCCTTATCGTTGGGGTGGCGATCATTGCCTTCCCGCTTTATGTAACCCTGATCGCTTCAACGCAAACAGCCCAAGAGGTGGCGCAAGCCCCCATGTCGCTCCTGCCGGGTGATCAATTTCTGGAAAACTTTCGCACCGTCCTGGCGGGCGAGGCTGCCAACACCCCGCCGGTTGCGCGCATGATGTGGGTCAGCACTGTCATGGCGCTGGCCATCACCGTAGGCAAGATTGTCATTTCGATGCTGTCGGCCTTTGCCGTGGTGTATTTCCGCTTCCGTTTCCGTATGTTTTTTTTCTGGATGATCTTCGTCACGCTGATGCTTCCCGTCGAGGTGCGCATTTCGCCTACCTATAAGGTGGTGGCCGATCTGGGCATGCTGAACAGCTATGCCGGCCTGACGCTGCCCCTTATTGCCTCGGCCACAGCCACCTTTTTGTTCCGCCAGTTTTTCCTGACGGTGCCCGATGAGTTGATCGAAGCCGCACGCATAGACGGAGCCGGCCCCATGCGTTTCTTCTGGGACGTATTGCTGCCCCTGTCGCGCACAAGTATTGCCGCGCTTTTCGTCATTCAGTTCATCTACGGCTGGAACCAATACCTGTGGCCGCTCATCATCACCACTCACGAAGACATGTACCCTGTCGTCATCGGCATCAAACGCATGATTGCCGGCGGCGACAGCGTCACGGAATGGAATCTGGTCATGGCGACCGCCCTGCTGGCCATGATTCCTCCCGTGGCAGTGGTCATCTTCATGCAGAAATGGTTTGTTAAGGGTCTGGTCGATGCCGAAAAATAA
- a CDS encoding sn-glycerol-3-phosphate import ATP-binding protein UgpC, with the protein MATLSFNKVTKTYPGDIAVIHGIDMEVADGEFIVIVGPSGCGKSTLMRMVAGLESITDGEISIDGKVVNKLEPAERDIAMVFQNYALYPHMTVFENMAYGLKIRKLSKAEIQSRVEGAAHILELSHLLTRRPRQLSGGQRQRVAMGRAIVRDPKVFLFDEPLSNLDAKLRVQMRLEIQKLHHRLKTTSLYVTHDQVEAMTLAQRMVVMNKGVPEQIGTPAQVFEKPASTFVASFIGSPPMNLIPVQVDEQRQVHDEDGVPLQIAPNAVPAALVNRKTIMGIRPEHMQLHASGIQVDVEMVEILGSEQLIHGRRGDTPIILRCPVGLTKDYPLQIGEAVQVGSDGVHPLHWFDPSTGKRIED; encoded by the coding sequence ATGGCTACTTTAAGTTTTAACAAAGTCACCAAAACCTATCCCGGGGATATCGCCGTCATACACGGTATAGACATGGAGGTTGCCGATGGCGAGTTCATCGTCATCGTGGGGCCGTCAGGTTGCGGGAAATCGACCTTGATGCGTATGGTGGCGGGGCTGGAAAGCATTACGGACGGCGAGATCAGCATAGACGGCAAAGTCGTCAACAAGCTGGAGCCCGCCGAGCGCGATATTGCCATGGTGTTCCAGAACTACGCCTTGTATCCGCACATGACCGTGTTCGAAAACATGGCCTATGGCCTGAAGATCCGCAAGCTCAGCAAGGCCGAGATCCAGAGCCGCGTGGAAGGAGCGGCCCATATTCTGGAACTGTCCCATCTGTTGACGCGCCGTCCGCGCCAGTTATCCGGAGGACAGCGCCAGCGTGTGGCCATGGGCCGCGCCATAGTTCGCGACCCCAAAGTCTTTCTGTTCGACGAACCCTTGTCTAACCTGGACGCCAAACTGCGCGTACAGATGCGCCTGGAAATTCAGAAGTTGCACCACAGGCTGAAGACCACCAGTCTTTATGTCACTCACGACCAGGTCGAAGCGATGACGCTGGCACAGCGCATGGTGGTCATGAACAAGGGCGTTCCAGAGCAAATAGGTACACCGGCCCAGGTTTTTGAGAAACCTGCTTCCACCTTTGTGGCCAGCTTCATTGGCTCACCGCCCATGAACCTGATACCCGTTCAAGTCGATGAACAACGCCAGGTACACGACGAAGATGGTGTGCCCCTGCAGATCGCCCCTAATGCCGTGCCCGCCGCACTGGTCAATCGCAAAACCATCATGGGCATCCGGCCCGAGCACATGCAACTGCATGCCAGCGGAATACAAGTGGATGTGGAAATGGTGGAAATTCTGGGTTCAGAACAATTGATCCATGGCCGCCGGGGTGATACCCCCATTATTCTGCGTTGCCCGGTTGGCTTGACCAAAGACTATCCGCTTCAAATCGGCGAGGCGGTTCAGGTAGGCAGCGACGGAGTGCATCCGCTGCACTGGTTCGACCCGAGCACAGGAAAACGTATCGAAGACTAA
- a CDS encoding branched-chain amino acid ABC transporter substrate-binding protein has protein sequence MKIRFTPIAGAISLAASLFVSGGALAADTIKIAIAGPFTGALTQYGTMVKEGVDTAVEQINAAGGVLGKQIEAVTVDDGCEPKQGPVVANRVVNDEIHYVVGHVCSGATIAATDIYNNEGVVMVTPSATSPAVTDGKNYDMIFRTIGRDDQQGPAAAKFIIEKIKPAAVAILHDKQSYGQGIASSVKSELEKAGVKVVMFEGINAGDSDYSAVITKLKSSDADFVYYGGYHPEMGLLLRQGAEQGLKVKFMGPEGVGNPDINAIAGAAVEGLLVTLPADFTQDPSNAAIVKAFTDKKRNPSGAFQLTAYSATVAITEGIKGVGEDDPIKVAEWLHANKVATPIGEISWNKQGDLNDFKFDVFNWHKDGSKTVYQ, from the coding sequence ATGAAAATTCGTTTTACTCCCATTGCAGGCGCCATCAGCTTGGCTGCGAGCCTGTTCGTCTCGGGTGGCGCGCTGGCTGCCGATACCATCAAAATTGCTATTGCAGGCCCATTCACTGGTGCGCTGACTCAATACGGCACCATGGTCAAAGAAGGTGTTGATACCGCTGTCGAACAGATCAATGCCGCTGGCGGCGTGCTGGGTAAGCAGATCGAAGCGGTTACGGTGGACGATGGTTGCGAACCCAAGCAAGGGCCTGTCGTGGCCAACCGGGTGGTCAATGATGAAATCCATTATGTCGTCGGACACGTATGCTCAGGCGCCACAATTGCAGCCACCGATATCTACAACAACGAAGGCGTTGTCATGGTCACCCCGTCGGCCACTTCGCCCGCTGTCACTGATGGTAAAAACTACGACATGATCTTCCGCACCATTGGGCGTGACGATCAACAAGGCCCGGCCGCTGCCAAGTTCATCATAGAAAAAATCAAGCCTGCGGCGGTTGCCATCTTGCATGACAAGCAATCCTATGGTCAAGGTATCGCCAGCTCGGTCAAGAGCGAACTTGAAAAAGCTGGCGTCAAGGTCGTGATGTTCGAAGGGATCAACGCGGGCGACAGCGATTATTCCGCCGTCATTACCAAGCTCAAGAGCTCCGATGCCGATTTCGTCTACTACGGTGGCTACCATCCCGAAATGGGCTTGCTGCTGCGTCAGGGCGCTGAACAGGGCCTGAAGGTCAAATTCATGGGGCCTGAAGGCGTAGGCAACCCGGATATCAATGCCATTGCCGGCGCCGCGGTAGAAGGCCTGCTGGTAACATTGCCCGCCGACTTTACCCAAGACCCGTCCAATGCAGCCATCGTCAAGGCCTTTACCGATAAAAAACGCAATCCCAGCGGGGCATTCCAGCTGACGGCCTATTCGGCAACCGTTGCCATCACCGAAGGTATTAAGGGCGTCGGTGAAGACGACCCCATCAAGGTGGCTGAGTGGCTGCATGCCAATAAGGTGGCCACTCCTATCGGTGAAATTTCCTGGAACAAGCAGGGCGATCTGAATGATTTCAAGTTCGATGTCTTCAACTGGCATAAAGACGGTTCCAAGACCGTATACCAGTAA
- a CDS encoding Dps family protein, with protein MSAKGLPIDIGISDKDRATVSVELSKMLADSYTLYLMTHNFHWNVTGPLFNTLHLMFMTQYTEEWQALDSIAERIRALGHFAPGTYAEYAKLSSIAETTSIPSAEEMIQLLVKGNESVAKTARAALKKADGVDDQPTVDLLTQRLDIHEKNAWMLRSLLQ; from the coding sequence ATGAGCGCTAAAGGTCTGCCCATAGACATCGGTATTTCAGACAAGGATCGTGCCACGGTATCTGTCGAGTTGTCCAAAATGCTGGCCGATTCATATACGCTGTATCTGATGACGCATAATTTCCACTGGAACGTGACCGGGCCGCTGTTCAACACGCTGCACCTCATGTTCATGACCCAGTACACCGAAGAGTGGCAGGCGCTGGACAGCATTGCCGAGCGCATCAGGGCGTTGGGTCATTTCGCGCCAGGTACTTACGCCGAATACGCCAAACTTTCTTCCATTGCTGAAACCACTTCGATTCCCAGTGCTGAAGAGATGATTCAATTGCTGGTCAAGGGCAATGAATCGGTCGCGAAAACTGCGCGTGCCGCCCTCAAAAAGGCTGATGGCGTCGACGACCAGCCCACTGTCGACCTACTTACCCAGCGCCTGGACATCCACGAGAAAAACGCCTGGATGCTGCGCAGTCTGCTGCAATAG